A stretch of DNA from Cryptomeria japonica chromosome 4, Sugi_1.0, whole genome shotgun sequence:
CTAAATATACATTTATTCATATTAGAGATCCAAATTTATATCTAAGCTTTGATAAACGTAAACATTTTGAAAGGTTCaactttttcttttaaataaatgtatttaaaatatctatattaGTTAGACCATATCTCAAATTCCAAGTTCAATCTAattcataatttaattaatttctctcatTTGAAAACTAAAATACAAATTCAATCTCAATTTACatctaaatttatatatatatatatatatatatacacctaaaTCATTTGACATAAACATTTTTGAAAAGTGCGAATTTTTTTATTGGATAAATTGTGCGCTAATTTtaattaacaaaaaaataataatcacgCTATGAAAAAGTTGCAGGTGGTCGATAGACGCACCACCAACTCCCAACAAAAGCTGCATTCTGTTCTTGATCACCTCTCTATCAAAACCAGCTGACAAAAGGAAAAGAATGGAACACATGCATAACAGAATTCAATTCAGAAACCAGAAAATTGTTACACACGGACTTATACTTATATTCCGAGTCTTATATTTTACTTGGTGATAGCGAGCTTCAATTCAAAATACCGAATTCGGCAGGCAAATTAAAGATTCAATCATGATCAAACGCTAAacaattaaaaagatcgctttacaTCCTTGAAATCGACAGTCTCTATACATTCCCACTCATCTCTGTAGTGGCTGAACAACTTGAGCAATTGGGTCGCTCTCATTCTGGTTTTCTCAGAACAACCCAACTGAATGACCACCAAAATCTTCTGAAACGCCCCCGACTGAAGCGCATCCAACATAGCCGAGCCATTAGAAGAATGCCGGCAAAGGGTCCAAAGAATAGAAATTGCAAAATCAGTTGCCAAGGTAGAAACTCTGAGAATTTTCTTCACAACAAGAGGCACAGTCAGAGCATGTTCATAAGCAGCAGCTCGGCCTTCGGAGCAAGAACAGAGCAGATCCATGGCCGCCAACCCTCTTTCATAGATTCTTTTATCTGCTTCTGCAAGACTCTCCAACACAAGAGGGATTGCACCGCCCTTTATCAGCTTTACACGGACTGTAATGTCCCTTGACAGGTAGTAAATGGTGGTCAGAGCCGCCTTTGTCTCACATTTCTTCACCATTTCTACCAGATCTTCCTCTTCCAGACCTTCTGCTGATTTGGGAAGGGTTCTTTCAATGTAAGCTTGAAATAGATCTTCTGAAGCCATTGCTGGAATGAAGTTTGGTTGTGGAGAAGGATTCTTTCAATATAAGAGAGGAAACAGGGGAAATCAAGATTGAAGTTTGGAATGCAATATGAGAGTGGTAACAGGGGAAATCAAGATTGAAATTTGGAATGCATTGTGAGATTGGAAACAGGGGAAATGAAGATCGAAGTTTTAAATGCGATATGAGATGGGAAATACGTGAAATCAAGATTTTTGGAATGGAATATGAGATTAGGAACAAGGGGGATCtagaatggatgaatgaatgaatgattcaacCGTCAAACAAATTGGGCAACTGGATCTTCTCGTTTCAAAGCAAACGTATTTGATCAGCCAAGCCCGCATTACTGTTGAATTGGTCTCTGGCGTCAACGATTTTATCGGCTCGAGTTAAGAAGGACGCGGGATTTGACTGGTTCAAAATCTGTATTTGATCTAGTCTTTGCCATCGATTAAACAGTGTTGAAAGCACGTTCTAACGGGAAGATCAAGTTGGGAGAGTCAAAAGTTTTGCGTAAACTACTCCAGATTATTGTACATTATTTTGGAGACTTCCTAACGTATACATGGTTGACTGGAATCAAGTTTTTAAACGTTGCGTAGATAGATTTCTTTGAAACAGTAAAGTTATATGTTGTTTAATAGAGGTGTCTTTGAAACAGTAAAGTTATTTTGTTTAACGTTTTTGTTTTTTAACTTTACTGGTCGAAAGAAGGAAGGTTGGAACAGCTTTAGTGTGAATGGGTTTGGTTGTTTTGGATCTAGCCCATTGGAAAATGCCAAAACACAAGctgctttttttttaaatttcaatctcttttatGTATGGTCAAGAATTCTTTTGTGTTTCTATGAGTTATTAAGTTTTCGTCTTAATATAAATGTGAAATGTGTATCATATGTGAAAATGTTATCTAGTGGTTCTAGAAGAAAATGGTTTTCAAGAAAACTTCAAATTAATTTCAAATGTGTCATTTATATCAAATATGAAAATGTTGTCTAGATGGGTCTCGAGAAAGTTAGGTTtcaagaaaaattgaaaatttaaaggcaaaaatgcaataTCTCTTTTTGTGAGGTTTTAGAATTTCCACATAACTTTGTGTTGTTTTCACATTATAACCTCAAAACCTTGAAACTCCATAATCTTTAATCTATTTAGAAATCTAGGTTTCTCATACACCTTCATAAGTCTTATAGACTTACCCCTAGACTTTCAAAACTCGCACATCATCACTATGTCAAAGATCTATACCTTTCATATAACTTCAAAATTATTACATGTCATACTTACATCCCCATCCAAAAAGTCCACATTGTTAACTAGACTAAGGACTTATGTTTACATTATTATCTTATAAGTCACCAAATTTTAACAAGTATAACCCAAAAGACCATGTGCAactaaacatttgatttttttatttttttaatataaatcaaAAAAGTTATCTAGATGGTTCTAGAAAAAGTTGGATTTCAAGAAAACTTGAAATTAATTTTGAATATGTAATTTATATCAAATATGGAAATGTTATCTAGATGAGTTTAGAGAAAGTTAGGTTTCAAGAAAAAGTGAAAATTTAAAGGCAAAAATATAATCTCTCTTTTTGTAAGGTTTTGGAATTTCCACATAACTTTGTGAGATTTTCACATTGTAACCTCAAATTCTTGAAACTCCAAAACCTTTAATCTATTTAGAATTCTAGAATTCTCATACACCTTCATAAGTCTTACAGACTTGTCACTAGACTTTGAAAACTCATATTTGATCACCATGTTAGATATGTGTACCTTTCATATAACTCCATAATTATTACATGGCATACTTAAATCCCTATCATAATAGTCCACATTGCTAGCTACACTAAGGAATCATGTTTACATTATTATCTATAGCTCACTAAATTATAACATGTAGAACCCAAAAGACCATGTGCAACTTTAGTAGGCAAACCTAAGTGAAGGACCATTTATTGCTTTAATGGATCATCTTTTGGTCCATCAAAGGAAAAACATGAGCATGTGGCGATCCTTTCAGCTATGAAGGAGATTTTTTAGGCGAAGACTTTATAATTGATTAGTTCCCGCGCATAATTTTTACTAGAACATAGTAGGCCCTTTGTACAAGTTAATGGGGTGAGGCTTCTCAACATCAATAGTTAGCTTACATTTGCCACAACTTTAGATCAATCCATGATAGCGAAATTCTAAGCCAATGCATGATGCACACACTAGACAAAATAGGTCATGACAATTCTAGAAGTATGTTGTTGACATATGAATTGGTAGATAGCATATTTGGTATTGATAACTAGCTAATTTAATGAAAAGTTGTGAAATTTCTAATATTTCTTTTTGAAATATAAGATTAACTATATTAAtgtattataaataaatattaatataaaaaattgtatGTAATAAAATTTCAAGGTCGAAGTGCTCATCTTATATCTATTGGCCCTTCAACACCAAATTGTGCGGCCATGTCAAGTCCATAAGTATGCAATTtttaacaaaatagaaaatataataacTATTTTTTTTCCTTGTATGAATGGTAATCTTAATATTTACATGTGTTGACGAACAAGAGGATGTTGGGCCTTCAATATTAGGACCCATTGGTGGTAATGGTCATATGTCAACTTTCATTGAGATAAGTTTTACTATTTTTAATCATTATGTATATATAATGCATATATAAAGTGCTATGTAGATTTTGGTCAAATAAATATTGTTCTATTTATATTTGATGATATTTGTCCAAACTCCTCATGTGATACTCATGGCACAATGGAGGCAGGCATTTTCGCAACAACTTTTTCTTCAATGCCTTTGACAGAGGTATGAGTCAATAATGTAAATtttatttatcttttctattttatcCCACATAATTTAGTATAAATTTATATGATATTCATCTTTAATCTATTTTGTTTCTTCATTCTTGTCACAAGGAACCAAAACTCTAGTTCCTGCACCTGCCCCGCAGATAGGTGAAGACAAGTAGCATATTATTGAGATGTAGTATAAGCTTGAGGTAAGTGCCTATTCAATCGTGTCACTATATATTCCATTTTTCCTAAATTAATGAGTATATTTTTTATTGTATTAAGATGTGAACGTCGAAAAAAAATTAGAAAGGAGGACCAATCAATgagttagaaaacaacaacaaccaatcacCTCTCCATCTTCCTTATAAACAAAGAGCTACGAGCTCTTCCAAAGAGTTATCAGCTCTTCCATGATAGTCTATAAGATTGTCtatgttttgaattatttttttatgCCT
This window harbors:
- the LOC131040976 gene encoding U-box domain-containing protein 21, which codes for MASEDLFQAYIERTLPKSAEGLEEEDLVEMVKKCETKAALTTIYYLSRDITVRVKLIKGGAIPLVLESLAEADKRIYERGLAAMDLLCSCSEGRAAAYEHALTVPLVVKKILRVSTLATDFAISILWTLCRHSSNGSAMLDALQSGAFQKILVVIQLGCSEKTRMRATQLLKLFSHYRDEWECIETVDFKDVKRSF